The following proteins come from a genomic window of Natrinema saccharevitans:
- a CDS encoding glutamate-5-semialdehyde dehydrogenase, which produces MTETDIEADVEAAQGAALELAKLSDEDRKTALHEIADAIEARTDEILAENETDVEEGERLLAEGEYTQALVDRLKLSESKIEDIAEMVRSVAEQDDPLGKTLSARELDDDLELYKVAVPIGVVGTVFESRPDALVQIASLALKSGNAVILKGGSEALHSNRILFEIIEDAAAEAGVPDGWAQHIEAREDVDALLEMDDAIDLLMPRGSSGFVSYIQDNTSIPVLGHTEGICHVYVDDAADLSMAEDIAYDAKVQYPAVCNAVETLLVHEDVAAEFLPAIADRYETADVEMRGDEATREIVDVTAATEDDWDTEYGDLIVSIRVVDSLEAAIDHVTTHGSKHTESIVTEDDERASTFMRSIDSASVFHNASTRFADGYRFGLGAEVGISTGKIHARGPVGLEGLTTYKYHLEGDGQLVATYAGEDAKPFTHEELDADWSPGRLSDE; this is translated from the coding sequence ATGACTGAAACCGACATCGAAGCCGACGTCGAGGCGGCACAGGGCGCGGCCCTCGAGCTGGCGAAACTGTCCGACGAGGACCGGAAGACGGCCTTACACGAAATCGCCGACGCCATCGAGGCCCGAACCGACGAGATCCTCGCCGAAAACGAGACGGACGTCGAGGAAGGCGAGCGGCTGCTCGCGGAGGGCGAGTACACGCAGGCGCTAGTCGACCGCCTGAAACTCTCCGAGTCGAAGATCGAGGACATCGCCGAGATGGTCCGCAGCGTCGCCGAACAGGACGACCCCCTCGGGAAGACGCTTTCCGCGCGGGAACTCGACGACGACCTCGAGTTGTACAAGGTCGCGGTCCCGATCGGTGTCGTCGGCACGGTCTTCGAGTCCCGGCCCGACGCGCTCGTCCAGATCGCGTCGCTGGCGCTGAAATCCGGCAACGCCGTGATCCTCAAGGGCGGTAGCGAGGCGCTGCACTCCAACCGGATCCTCTTCGAGATCATCGAAGACGCCGCCGCCGAGGCCGGCGTCCCCGACGGCTGGGCCCAGCACATCGAGGCCCGCGAGGACGTCGACGCCCTACTCGAGATGGACGACGCGATCGACCTCCTCATGCCCCGTGGTAGCTCCGGATTCGTCAGTTACATTCAGGACAACACGAGTATCCCCGTGCTGGGTCACACGGAGGGGATCTGTCACGTCTACGTCGACGACGCGGCCGACCTCTCGATGGCCGAAGACATCGCCTACGACGCCAAGGTCCAGTACCCCGCCGTCTGTAACGCCGTCGAGACCCTGCTGGTCCACGAAGACGTCGCCGCGGAGTTCCTGCCGGCGATCGCCGACCGCTACGAGACCGCCGACGTCGAGATGCGTGGCGACGAGGCAACTCGCGAGATCGTCGACGTGACGGCCGCGACCGAAGACGACTGGGACACCGAGTACGGCGATCTGATCGTCTCGATCCGGGTCGTCGACTCGCTCGAGGCCGCGATCGACCACGTCACGACCCACGGATCGAAACACACCGAGTCCATCGTCACCGAGGACGACGAGCGCGCGAGTACCTTCATGCGCAGCATCGACTCCGCGAGCGTCTTCCACAACGCCTCGACGCGCTTCGCCGACGGCTATCGCTTCGGTCTCGGTGCCGAGGTCGGCATCAGCACCGGCAAGATCCACGCCCGCGGCCCCGTCGGGCTCGAGGGCCTGACCACCTACAAGTACCACCTCGAGGGCGACGGCCAGCTCGTCGCCACCTACGCCGGCGAGGACGCGAAGCCGTTCACCCACGAGGAACTCGACGCCGACTGGTCGCCCGGCCGGCTCTCGGACGAGTAA